In Nostoc sphaeroides, the genomic window ACCCTGCTGGCTGTTCCTAGTGAGAAAGCTTTCTTTCAAGCACTTGATAGTACCCGCAAAGGTGGCAAAATCTTGTTTTTCGCCGAATTCCCCGATGAGTTGGAAATTCCCATTAATCCCAATATCCTCTACCGTCGAGAAATTGACTTGATAGGGAGTTATAGCTCATCTTATCGGCTTCAGAATTTATCAGCCGATATTGTGTTTAATCAGCGAATTGACGTACAAGCGTTGATTAGCGATCGCTATCCATTAAAAGATTTATCAGCAGCTGTGGAGCAAGCGATCGCACCTACACCGGATACTTATAAAATCTTAATTTATCCGTAAAAGGAAATGAGGAGAATAAGGAAGCAATTTTTCTCCCTCATTTTCCTCATCTCCCGATACGGTTCGGTTAAGGCAAGAGACGCGATAGATAAATCGCCGTCAAGACAAAGGACTGATTATTGTAAAGACGGCGATTTATCGCGTCTCTGCAATTGGCGGCGTGTCATCAAAAAACCTTATCCGAACCGTATTGCCTCATCTCCCTCATCTCCCCAAAATGCTTATTACCCTACTTTTCGTCGCCCTACTAGCTTTCTACGTCGCCTGGAATCTCGGAGCAAATGATGTTGCTAACGCGATGGGAACCTCTGTAGGTTCTAAAGCTGTTACCCTCAAACAAGCACTAATAATTGCTGGAGTATTAGAGTTTACGGGTGCTGTGTTGTTTGGACATGAGGTAACGGAAACTCTAGCAACGAAAATTGCCAATCCCGCTTTATTCGCTGCTACACCTCAAATATTCGTAACTGGGATGGTAACGGTGCTAATTTCTTGTGGTGTGTGGTTGCAAATTGCCACATCACGCGGTTTACCAGTCTCATCTTCTCATGCGGTTGTTGGTGCGATCGCTGGATTTAGTTGGGTAGCTTTAGGAGTAAATGCAATCGATTGGTCATCAATTGGCTTGATTACCATTGGCTGGGTTTTAACACCATTAATTAGTGGTGCGATCGCTGCTTTATTTTACAGTCAAATCAAGCACTGGATTTTAGATCAACCCAATCAAGTAGTCCAGTTACAAGAATGGATTCCCTGGTTGAGTACTCTGCTGCTAGGTGTATTCGGCGTAATTGTATTACCATCGCTAACTGAACCGCTAACCAATTTTGTAATTGAGCTTGGTTTCAACATTCCCGCTTACGACATTCCCCTGTTAACCGGTACAGTAGCAGCAGTTGGACTCACAATCATTAGTTGGCGACAGTTAAAACAAACAAAAGAAGTCTTTCTCACTTCCCAATCCCCAATCCCCAATCCCGTAGAAAAATTATTCGCCCGATTCCAACTACTAAGTGCTTGCTTCGTCGCCTTTGCTCATGGTTCTAATGATGTGGGAAATGCGATCGCTCCTTTAGCTGCGATCGTCTACATCAATCGCACTGGTAGCGTACCTACAGATGGTATCACCATCCCAATATGGATTTTAATCCTTGGTGGTGCTGGTATTGTTGGTGGTTTAGCTGTCTGGGGTAAAAAAGTCATCGCCACTATTGGCGAAAACATTATTGCCTTGCAACCTAGTAGTGGATTTTGTGCCGAACTTGCTACTGCTACTACCATCCTCATCGCCTCCCGGCTAGGTTTACCAGTCTCCACCTCTCACGCTCTCGTCGGTGGTGTAGTTGGTATTGGAATAGTGCAAAATATCAAGTCGATTAAGTTTCAAACACTCAAAGGCATTGCCGCCGCATGGTTAATTACAATCCCCGTCAGTGCTGTCCTTAGCGCTGCCATCTTTAGCATCGCCCGGATTTTATTTCTCTAAAGAATTATTAATATTTTCCTAAGTTTTTCCTCTACTGCATCTACTCAAAATAGAACCTAGACTGCAATAACGCCAAAAAAG contains:
- a CDS encoding inorganic phosphate transporter encodes the protein MLITLLFVALLAFYVAWNLGANDVANAMGTSVGSKAVTLKQALIIAGVLEFTGAVLFGHEVTETLATKIANPALFAATPQIFVTGMVTVLISCGVWLQIATSRGLPVSSSHAVVGAIAGFSWVALGVNAIDWSSIGLITIGWVLTPLISGAIAALFYSQIKHWILDQPNQVVQLQEWIPWLSTLLLGVFGVIVLPSLTEPLTNFVIELGFNIPAYDIPLLTGTVAAVGLTIISWRQLKQTKEVFLTSQSPIPNPVEKLFARFQLLSACFVAFAHGSNDVGNAIAPLAAIVYINRTGSVPTDGITIPIWILILGGAGIVGGLAVWGKKVIATIGENIIALQPSSGFCAELATATTILIASRLGLPVSTSHALVGGVVGIGIVQNIKSIKFQTLKGIAAAWLITIPVSAVLSAAIFSIARILFL